In Candidatus Defluviibacterium haderslevense, the following are encoded in one genomic region:
- a CDS encoding MBL fold metallo-hydrolase, giving the protein MEIHCFTVNPFSENSYLIWSDSKKAIVIDPGFYTLAEQYAFKEFILENGLQLEKVVLTHAHIDHIFGLEFIFKEFGLQPWMNLFEKPVYLAGGQISQMYGMNVFNYPEPGGWIDEQLEYPLADLNFEVLFTPGHSPGSISFYNKEHGVLFSGDVLFEGSIGRTDLPGGDHKTLISSIQKKLLILPHSTKVYSGHGGITTIGQEKMCNPFL; this is encoded by the coding sequence ATGGAAATTCATTGTTTCACAGTCAATCCTTTTTCTGAAAACAGTTATTTAATTTGGTCTGATTCAAAAAAGGCGATAGTGATTGATCCTGGCTTCTATACACTGGCTGAACAATATGCATTTAAAGAATTTATACTTGAAAATGGACTACAACTTGAAAAAGTAGTGTTGACTCATGCACATATAGATCATATTTTTGGTCTTGAATTTATTTTTAAAGAATTTGGACTTCAACCATGGATGAATTTATTTGAAAAACCCGTATACCTTGCAGGTGGTCAAATTTCCCAAATGTATGGTATGAATGTATTTAACTACCCAGAACCAGGAGGCTGGATAGATGAACAGCTAGAGTATCCATTAGCTGACTTGAATTTTGAAGTATTATTTACACCAGGACACAGTCCCGGAAGTATAAGTTTTTATAATAAAGAACATGGGGTGTTATTCTCAGGTGATGTGCTTTTTGAAGGAAGCATTGGTAGAACTGATTTACCTGGAGGTGATCATAAGACATTGATTTCTTCTATTCAAAAAAAATTACTAATATTGCCCCATTCAACTAAAGTATATTCTGGTCATGGTGGAATTACTACTATTGGCCAAGAAAAAATGTGCAACCCTTTCTTATAA
- a CDS encoding quinone-dependent dihydroorotate dehydrogenase encodes MFWSLLKSFFFLFNPERAHYLSMNLFAVALKIPILSYFLKKSFAHRNNHLEKTVDGIVYKNPIGLAAGFDKDGKWLHLLSSLGFGFIEVGTVTPKPQAGNNKPRLFRLIKDLGIINRMGFNNEGVDALISRLKKFNTNKKVIIGGNIGKNKNTPNAEAINDYLFCFEKLFHYVDYFVINVSSPNTPNLRNLQDKEPLFELLSQIQLLNKSYSFPKPIYLKIAPDLNNQALLEIIDVVIKTKINGIVATNTTIQRPSELKEIDILGEQGGLSGLPVQKLSNKILTELNKNKQFTIISVGGVVSVSDVIFKFNHGADLVQIYSGLIYKGPWFIKKILNSLSELSYKELNEKGS; translated from the coding sequence ATGTTTTGGTCGCTGTTAAAATCGTTTTTTTTTCTGTTTAATCCTGAACGCGCCCATTATTTATCTATGAATTTGTTCGCTGTTGCGCTCAAAATTCCCATATTATCTTATTTTCTTAAAAAATCATTTGCACACAGAAATAATCATTTAGAAAAGACTGTGGATGGAATTGTTTATAAAAATCCAATTGGTCTGGCTGCTGGTTTTGATAAAGATGGAAAATGGTTACACCTGCTTTCATCTTTAGGTTTTGGTTTTATTGAAGTCGGAACCGTAACTCCAAAGCCACAAGCTGGAAATAACAAACCAAGGCTTTTTAGATTAATAAAAGATCTGGGAATTATTAATAGAATGGGTTTTAATAATGAGGGTGTTGATGCTCTAATCTCGAGATTAAAAAAGTTCAATACCAACAAAAAAGTAATAATTGGAGGAAATATTGGAAAAAATAAAAATACTCCCAATGCAGAAGCTATAAATGATTATTTATTTTGTTTTGAAAAATTATTTCATTATGTTGATTATTTTGTGATTAATGTTTCTTCACCAAATACACCAAATTTAAGGAATCTTCAGGATAAAGAACCTTTGTTTGAATTATTAAGTCAAATCCAATTACTTAATAAATCTTATTCATTTCCAAAACCCATTTATTTAAAAATTGCTCCAGATTTAAATAATCAGGCTTTATTAGAGATAATCGATGTGGTGATTAAAACAAAAATTAATGGTATAGTTGCTACCAATACAACAATCCAGCGACCATCAGAACTTAAAGAAATTGATATCTTAGGGGAACAAGGGGGATTAAGTGGATTACCTGTTCAAAAACTTTCAAATAAAATTTTAACAGAACTAAATAAAAACAAACAATTTACTATAATTTCTGTTGGCGGAGTTGTATCTGTTTCAGATGTAATATTTAAGTTTAATCATGGTGCAGATCTTGTTCAAATATATAGTGGACTGATTTATAAAGGTCCATGGTTCATAAAAAAAATATTAAATTCACTAAGTGAATTATCATATAAAGAATTAAATGAAAAGGGATCTTGA